Proteins encoded in a region of the Balaenoptera ricei isolate mBalRic1 chromosome 19, mBalRic1.hap2, whole genome shotgun sequence genome:
- the LOC132354197 gene encoding zinc finger protein 615 isoform X1 → MIQAQESLTYDDVTMKFTWEEWQLLDPDQKDLYRDVMLENYSNLVSVGYQASKPDAVSRLERGEQLWPVEDDSHGRICPEIRKVDDPLQHHLPNHSIQNTVEQCCEHNTFANIVNQNETHFLLKQNCDMFDLTEKPLNANLSFENQKRSCNLENSAEFNGDGKSLLHANHEQSFTEIKFPVSAKPINNNALSTKQQRTHNIEKAHVCSECGKAFFKMSQLSDHQKVHTREKPHGCSLCGKAFSRKSRLTEHQRTHTGLKHYECTECDKTFFEKSQFKIHQKSHMGEKPYTCSECGKAFTKKCRLIYHQRTHTGEKPHGCSLCGKAFSTKFSLTTHQKTHTGEKPYICSECGKGFIEKRRLIAHHRTHTGEKPFICNVCGKSFTLKNSLITHQQTHREEKLYMCSECGKGFSMKHCLIVHQRTHTGEKPYTCNECGKGFTLKSPLIRHQRIHTGEKPYVCSVCGKGFTMKSDLIVHQRTHTAEKPYVCSDCGKGFTVKSRLIVHQRTHTGEKPYVCSECGKGFPAKIRLIGHQRIHTGEKPYVCSECGKGFTEKSHLNVHQRTHTGEKPYVCNECGKGLTGKSMLIAHLRTHTGEKPYICNECGKGFTMKSTLGTHQQTHTGEKPYKCNECGKAFRKKTCLIQHQRVHSGKTSFACTECGKFSLRKNDLITHQRIHTGEKPYECSECGKTFTTKSGLNVHQRKHTGERPYGCSECGKAFAHLSILVKHKRIHR, encoded by the exons GAATCCCTGACGTATGACGACGTGACTATGAAGTTCACGTGGGAGGAGTGGCAGCTCCTGGACCCCGATCAGAAGGACCTGTACCGggatgtgatgctggagaactaTAGCAACCTGGTGTCCGTGG GGTATCAAGCCAGCAAACCAGATGCTGTCTCCAGGTTGGAGCGAGGAGAACAACTGTGGCCAGTAGAAGATGACAGCCATGGTCGAATCTGTCCGG AAATCAGGAAAGTTGATGACCCTCTGCAGCATCACTTGCCAAATCACAGCATTCAAAATACTGTGGAACAATGCTGCGAACAtaatacatttgcaaatattgttaaTCAGAACGAAACTCATTTCCTATTAAAGCAAAATTGTGATATGTTTGACTTAACTGAAAAACctttaaatgcaaatttaagtTTTGAAAACCAGAAGAGAAGCTGTAACTTAGAGAACTCTGCTGAGTTTAATGGAGATGGGAAATCCCTTCTCCATGCTAACCATGAGCAATCTTTTACTGAAATTAAATTTCCTGTAAGTGCAAAACCCATCAACAATAACGCCCTGTCCACTAAGCAACAGAGAACTCACAacatagagaaagcccatgtatgcagtgagtgtgggaaagccttcttCAAGATGTCTCAGCTCTCTGATCATCAGAAAGTTCATACTAGAGAAAAACCTCATGGATGTAGTCTGTGTGGGAAAGCCTTCTCCAGAAAATCCAGGCTCACTGAACATCAGAGAACTCATACGGGACTGAAACATTATGAGTGCACTGAATGCGATAAAACCTTCTTTGAGAAATCGCAGTTCAAGATACATCAGAAAAGTCATATGGGAGAGAAACCTTACACATGTAGCGAATGTGGGAAAGCATTCACCAAAAAGTGTCGGCTCATTTATCATCAGCGAACTCATACGGGAGAGAAGCCCCATGGATGCAGTCTGTGTGGAAAAGCCTTCTCTACAAAGTTCAGTCTCACTACACATCAGAAAActcatacaggagagaaaccttacatatgcagtgaatgtggaaaaGGCTTCATCGAGAAGAGGCGTCTTATTGCACACCATCGAACTCATACAGGTGAGAAACCCTTTATATGCAATGTATGTGGGAAAAGTTTCACCTTGAAGAACAGTCTTATCACTCATCAGCAAACTCACAGAGAAGAGAAATTGTAtatgtgcagtgaatgtgggaaaggcTTTTCAATGAAGCACTGCCTCATCGTACATCAGCGaactcatactggagagaaaccctatacaTGCAATGAGTGTGGAAAAGGCTTCACCTTGAAGAGCCCTCTCATCAGACATCAGCGGATTCATACAGGGGAGAAACCCTATGTATGTAGTGTGTGTGGAAAAGGCTTCACCATGAAGAGTGATCTTATTGTACATCAGCGAACTCATACTGCAGAGAAACCCTATGTATGCAGTGACTGTGGGAAAGGCTTCACTGTGAAGAGCCGCCTGATTGTACACCAGCGAACTCACACAGGGGAGAAGCCTTACGTGTGCAGTGAATGCGGAAAAGGCTTTCCAGCCAAGATCCGGCTGATAGGACATCAGCGAattcatacaggagagaaaccatatgTATGCAGTGAATGTGGTAAAGGCTTCACAGAGAAGAGTCATCTCAACGTACACCAGCGcactcacacaggagagaaaccctatgtaTGCAATGAATGTGGCAAAGGCTTAACTGGGAAAAGCATGCTCATCGCACATCTGCGaactcatactggagagaaaccatataTATGCAATGAATGTGGCAAGGGCTTCACCATGAAGAGTACTCTGGGTACACATCAGCaaactcacactggagagaaaccatacAAATGCAACGAGTGTGGTAAAGCCTTTAGGAAGAAGACATGCCTCATACAACATCAGAGAGTTCACTCAGGAAAAACTTCCTTTGCATGTACTGAATGTGGAAAATTCTCTTTGCGCAAAAATGATCTCATTAcccatcagagaattcacacaggagagaagccatatgaatgcagtgaatgtgggaaaaccttcacCACAAAGTCAGGGCTCAATGTTCATCAAAGAAAGCATACAGGAGAGAGGCCCTATGGATGCAGCGAGTGTGGGAAAGCTTTTGCCCACTTGTCAATCCTTGTTAAACATAAGAGAATTCATAGGTAG